DNA sequence from the Desulfofundulus luciae genome:
TGACCAGCACTGCCTGTTCCAGGGGAATCCCTGTCGAGGCGTAGGCGGCGGTCATGGCTCCTTCCATCAGGCCCACTCCCTGGGGGGTGATGGAGACGATCATGAACAGCACCCCTACGGCGTAGCCGGTGATCAAACGGCCCGCGCCGGGACTCTGGCCGAAGGCCAGAAAAAGGGCCTGCAGTTGCATTAAACCTATTCCTTCCACCAGCAGGGCATGGGTTGCGGCCCGGAGAAGGGCCGGGCGGTTTTTGATCATGGCCTGCAGTGCGTCCGAGAGCCGGCCGGTGATTTCCCCTGCTTTTTCCTCCCAGTGCAGGGCATGTCCTTCCAGTTTCCGGGACAGCCGGCAGGCGGCCCGGGCCAGGCGGCCGGCCAGGGTTGCAAAGAGGGCCGGCCTGCAGGCAAGCAGGAGCAGGAGCAAAAGAAGGGTGCCCACCCCGCAGGCCAGCACGGCAGTGGCCGCCAGTTCATAGGACTGAAGGTTACCCCGGCTGAAAAGATAAAAAAGGGCCAGCAGCAGTATAACCAGGAAAGCCAGGTAGTCGAAAATAAAGAAAATAACATTGGCCAGCGCCGCCCGGGCGGCATCCAGCCCCCGTCTTACGGCATCGTAAACCATCAGGCCCGTTCCGGAAATGGTTCCCCCCGGAACGACGGTCGAAACGAAGGCCGCAGACATGACCAGTTCCAGAAGGCGGCCGAAGCCGACCGGGAGCCTGACCATCCGGTATGCGGCATGGTACAGGGCGCTCTGGTTGATCAGGAAGACCACCTGCAAAAGGATGGCCGCGGCAATCCACCACCACCTGCCCTGTTGCAGTGTGCGCCGGATTTCTGCCGCCTGCCCCAGGTGCAAGGCCACGGCAGCGGCCGCAAAAAAGAGTATGGCCACAAAAGCCACCCTGTGCGGGGAAAACAATGGTGAAAAATTCCCTCTCTGCCCGGTCATTTGATTGAACCCCCCGCCTGCAAGTATTCAGTCAAACTGCTAAAAGGCCCTGGTGCTCCGCACCGGAGCAGTACCGCCGGTTGCTTCAGGGCGGCCCTGGCTTTTTAAGGGATGGCTTGTAGTACTATTTTGCTGCCGTTTCTCTTCCCGTCCCGGTGTTTCATCTACTTTTCTCAGATTAAATTTCCAGCTCTTTTTTAGTTTAAGTAAAACGTTTCATATGTACAATAGCATTTACCGTAAATTTTCGCAGCGGGTGAAATATAGGAAGATTCCCACATGAAATTTTTTAAAGCATACCGGTAAAGGGCCTGATCAGGACGGCAGGGCAGATCAGTGGTATAGAAAAAAAGCCGGCTCCCGCCGGTAAATTTTTAGGAAGGATTTTAAGGGGAGAGGGAGAAGGGATATGCGGGGGCCGGGCGTACTTTCTGGATGCCCAGGGCCTTTTCCAGAGCGGTCCGGTTACGCCGGGAATGGATAAAAGCCTGCGGGAACAAGGCCAGCCGGAAAAAGTATGCAGGATCCGTATCCGGGGTGAAATTTTCGCCGGGAAGCGGTGCCAGCCTGGTTGTGGACTGTGGCATGACCCGGAATCTCGATGCCGGTATTTGCGCAATGGATTTGTTGTGTTTCTGCATTTTTGCCGGAAATAACAGGGGGGAATGAATGAGTGAAATATCTGGTAAGCGCATGCCTGGCCGGGCATTCCTGTTCCTACGATGGGTTGCCCCGGACCTGTGCGGTGGTGGAAAGGCTGGTCAGGGAAGGCCGGGCAGTACCGGTATGCCCGGAGTGCCTGGGCGGGTTGCCCGTACCGCGCCCGGCGTCGGAAATACAGGGCGGTACGGGAGTGGACGTGCTGGAGGGACGGGCGCGGGTGGTCAATTGCAAGGGGGAGGATGTTACCGGGGCTTTTATCCGGGGAGCCCGGGCTGTACTGGAGATCGCCAGGAACCACGGCATACGGGCTGCCATTCTTAAGGCCCGGAGCCCTTCCTGCGGGTACGGCCGGATTTACGACGGGTCGTTTAGCGGGAAAGTCAAAACAGGTCATGGCGTAACTGCGGCATTACTGGTGGAATCGGGTTTTCAAATATTTACAGAGGAAGATGTGGAAAAGGAATGGCCGGCGCACGGGGCGGGTTGGCCGGGAGAAAATGTAATCGTATGACTAAATTTTGCCTGGAGGATAACCATGCCTGGTGTACAGCCCGGAGAGCAAGTCGTACTTGAGGTGGAAGACCTCAGCCACAGCGGCGAGGGAGTGGGCCGCTGGCAGGGGCAGGTGGTGTTTGTGCCCCTGGCCGTGCCCGGCGACCGGGTACGGGCAACGGTGGTGGAGGTTAAGAAAAAATACCTGCGGGCCCGGCTGGAGGAAGTGCTGGTCCCCGGCCCCGCACGCTGCCGCCCCCGCTGCCCTTCTTTTGCCCGTTGCGGCGGCTGTCACGTCCAGCACC
Encoded proteins:
- a CDS encoding lysylphosphatidylglycerol synthase transmembrane domain-containing protein, giving the protein MTGQRGNFSPLFSPHRVAFVAILFFAAAAVALHLGQAAEIRRTLQQGRWWWIAAAILLQVVFLINQSALYHAAYRMVRLPVGFGRLLELVMSAAFVSTVVPGGTISGTGLMVYDAVRRGLDAARAALANVIFFIFDYLAFLVILLLALFYLFSRGNLQSYELAATAVLACGVGTLLLLLLLLACRPALFATLAGRLARAACRLSRKLEGHALHWEEKAGEITGRLSDALQAMIKNRPALLRAATHALLVEGIGLMQLQALFLAFGQSPGAGRLITGYAVGVLFMIVSITPQGVGLMEGAMTAAYASTGIPLEQAVLVTFIYRALSLWLPMIGGFIFFKRTVNRW
- a CDS encoding DUF523 domain-containing protein, whose product is MKYLVSACLAGHSCSYDGLPRTCAVVERLVREGRAVPVCPECLGGLPVPRPASEIQGGTGVDVLEGRARVVNCKGEDVTGAFIRGARAVLEIARNHGIRAAILKARSPSCGYGRIYDGSFSGKVKTGHGVTAALLVESGFQIFTEEDVEKEWPAHGAGWPGENVIV